A window of Branchiostoma floridae strain S238N-H82 chromosome 9, Bfl_VNyyK, whole genome shotgun sequence genomic DNA:
GAACACTGCAGTCTTCCTTGGTTCTTTTAATGATCTGGTTCTCCTGTAGTAGACCTTCAGCCTCTTCAGGTAGGCCATGCAGCCAGTACAGATTTTGCCTGGGTGGACTGAGGGGGCATCAGGACACACATCTAGACTGAGGTACCTTTGCAGATCGGCCTGGAATCGGAACTTGTTGCTGCACATTCCCTTTTTGTATTCCCCGCATAGTCTGCAGTACATCTGCAACTTCACTTGGTGCAGTGAGTCTGCTCCCTGCTGTTCCAATACGGACATCCTGCAaactaaaacataaaacaaaccaTCAACTGATGCCAATTTGTAGTATGGGAGCAAAATTTGGCAGATATGCAGCATATCATATGTCTGCATGCCTTCCACATAAGATGTGTCAGAATAAATATACTGGGCATTTCATACTAGTCATAGTCATACAGAGAAAGAATAGCAAACAATGAGGTCTACCATAGAAGTTAAAACAAATCAGACATATTCTTCGAATGGGAGAGAACAGAAcattacgccgaagggcggttataccggctatatagatacagatacagatacagaacatggGACGGCAGCCCTACCAAAAGAAGACGAAGAAACAACTGCGAAGAATATCTTACTTGTAAATTTGAGACCACTGGGAGAAAGAAAATGGTGGAGTGGGTGGAATATCCCAATTTACCCTCAAGAAAGTTGAAACAGATGGTTTATGGAAGGCAATACATGTGCAAACCAATGGTGTTTGTTGAgattgagagaaaaaaatattaaataaagacataacgttacatgtgtagcAGTCATCACTAAATTTAATATAATGTAAcatacctgcatacctgcataccatcttcagtAAATAACATGTAATAATTGCTGCATGGTTTTAGCCATGCCAACCTAAACGTGATATCTACACTGTTTCTCTTGCCTCTTGGTAGAGTTCCGTAAAAATTGATTCATGTTTGGATCCAATATCAAATTTCTAAATTTCTTATATGCcagtcgcccccctcccccaccctctTCGGTTCGCCCCACCCtccctaaaaaaaaaacaaatctaaAAAAGCAACCCATGCGCATGCATAAATATTTTACCTGTAGGATTATGATGCGCCTGTTGTAATGTGAATCCTAGCTGAAGGCTCAAAATAGCTTCAGATTCAAGGATATCTTTCACACAAGTAAATGGCGGTAAGTGGATTGAatcaggtcaaaggttaaaattTCTAAACCTGATACTCCTCTTTTGCATGGGGTCGAGGGACTGTTAACCGCCGAACgcttagaccccgttcacactcaaaaaaatgaagcggcttcaacgtcgaagccgcttgatccggatcgttttcttgagtgtgaacgctccaagcggcttggattttcaccgatccggctcgttttCAATCCTTCCCTgagaggtagtttgagacacttgtgaacaagccgcttggctgaaatcgcgagtgtgaacgcaacgcgggatagattctatgcaaatttccgatttgccccctgttggaggttatatatccaggtatcgggagcaggaacacacgccacactgacaggtttgctcacgttactgatttttgtgcccaatgataatgtctggaaagaaaaaaatcgctgtagggtcaaggcaagtggaatgggaagcaaacaaagcttttttttatcACGCGAAGAGAGATGAAACACAGCAagctaaaacaaaatcacaaaaaacaagcatatctttgaacagctttctctctggatcatgatataagactattaagtgtgggtttgagaaaacctacaaacaatgttgtaaaaaagtacctgaagtccaggtacggaattgtgtgcgattaatcggattgtctgaaatgagtgtgaacgtaatttttttgaagcggcttgcccgttgaagcggcttcgacgttgaagccgcttcatttttttgagtgtgaacggggtcttagtGCCCAATACAAGGCaggtgtccaaaatcatatccagttgcttggtaactgctttttggcgtatctttaaGCTGGCTAACCTTAAGCTTCATGGAGATATGGTGTCTATTGATTTTTCCTTCCCCCCTTGATCcctttttttggcgacgcttcAGGGGCTAGTCTAATAGTGACACTGATGCGCCAGATAAACAATATCTGGATTTGGAGCGATGATGATAAGAATCCATCCACTAGTACTATATCTTAGCCTAGGGTATCACAGAGACTATGGTCAAGAGGGGAAGCTACAGGTAGGGTTTCTGGTCGCAGCGCACATACATTTATGCGCAGTATTATAAGCGCAGTCATTTTTGACTGATTGCCGCGTGAAATTGAGAAAGACGTACGGAGACTGTTGAACGTACATAGCCCACCCCACCTTATGGTGTCCTCTACCGGTACCGACGACCAGGCCTTCTGCCATTGAATCAAGGTTTCTCTTAGAAACGGTAATAACCTGTCAATGCAAACACCTAAAAGTGTCCAAGACATCAGAATTGATGGAGCCATTGCTTTTTTGCGTTGATCATAACTAGTCCGCGTGTAATAGGTCAGATGACGTACTTCTAGGCTCGCTCAATGTGACAGGGATGATTAACAGGTTAAAAAACGCGCGACCCTTTGTCAATCTTAAAATCGGCCGACCTTCAAGCGATCaagcagtttgtttgtttgaaccttagtATGACCAAAGTTAATCGAAAAGGTAACAGGGATATTACATCATAAGACTTCTAAAATTCATTTCGAATTTTGATTTCTTATTGATCATCGATCAGAGATAACATCAATGGCCTCCGTAATCCAGACACCTACACTTTATAGACTTGTTGGGTGACTGGTAAATTccacttttcatgcagtgttaATTCTTTAAAACTCTCAAACCACGGAGCAAATAGGTAGTCACTATAACACGACACGTACTGTATTTATTCATTCCAATCAAATTTCCGTTGCATATATCCGTTCTATCATACGTACCCCAGGAGGCTGCTAGTGGaaccattatcgaacttgacccaAAATCGATGTACATGTTATTATATCATTACATGATAacatcacctcacctcaccggttcCACATGCTAACATTAAAGTGAGATAAATACGCGAAAAGCATCTACATGACATATacatattcttgacatataCACGTTGCATAAATATACAGGCAACACAATAAAAGAATCTATATCTCCATGTATTTATCTTTATATCTCGCTATATAtccatctttctctctctctgtctctctctttcttcatatatgtatatatatatatatatatatatgtgtgtgtgtgtgtgtgtgtgtatgtagataaatatatatatagatagatagatagatagatagatagagatatagataaagatatatatatatataaatagagagagagagagagagatggatggatagatagatagacagatagatagatatagatagatagatagatagatagatagatagatagatagatagatggacaAAATATGTGCTATTAGTATTAACATCATTTACATCTTTCTCTGCAGGGAGAATTTCTTATAATTtctgcattatgtacaccttGAAGGGCTATTACTTTTTTCACTTTCAAGTTTGGTAGGCTCTTTCTGTGGATCTCCCCTAACACGGTACCATCATTTAATACCCTTTCCGAGGTACGTCCCTTACCGCATTTATAACTTGGTACTCTTTTTCACATGGGAAAATTCATATCACATGCCATTCTCAAAGTCACAACGTCAGTAGCATGTCATAAGACCTGAACCCAGCACTTCTAGGTCCAGGCCTAGGGCCAAACACACTAACCGATTCACAAAGACGACGCCATTACGTCCTGCAAAAGGTTTTGTCGAACTTTAGCCGATGCCATTTCAACAATGCATGGCCGGTATAAAAGCGTATATTGCCATCCATcaaagatttaaagaaaagtaCGTAGGCATTTTATATTTACAATGTAACaactcaaacaaagacacaaaGACTGTTCGGATTTTGATGACCCACGACCAGTGAATTGACTTGATCCACATTAAAAATCATATAATTAGAAAAGCTTTAGGCGATTTTTTCATATGAAGTCCCCAAAAGAATCACCTTTTGATCTTTCAGATGTCTTCTTTCCTACGTAACCTACGCATAGGGATACTCTCAAGTTCTTTTTTCCGCTCGAAGTACTTCCTAATCTTGCCAAATATTTTGTCTACTGCTCGACAGTATATGTTTTTACGTTTGGCGTACACGATTGAATCAGTGAATGTGCTTGTCATCAAAGCGACAAAGGAGAGGTCGATAAGGAAGAGTTTGCTATCAGTTGTAATGATCCCAAATTTCCCGAGGAGGCCGACGATGATCCCTGGACACCACGTAACCAGCTGCACTCCTGTTATGATCGCCAGCGTCTTGGCTGCTTGCAGCTTTTGGTTAAACTGATCCTTGGCGACCCCTGTCAGTTTGGTGTGTCTCTTTTCGTTATCCCAGGCCACCTTGAAGATGAGACCGGCAGTGACACAACTGATGACCACGCCGACCATTAACAGTGTGATGTAGACGACGCCCTCTGGACCACCAAAGGTACAGGAAATCATTAGGCTTAGAGGCTGTGCTATGTCGACGGAGGAGACATCCACAGTCCATGACTCTAGCGTCCCAACACGAGCGATACCAACCAGTGGTGGTGTCAGGGCAATCAGGAAGCAGATGGTCATTGCGACGGCGAGGCGGCGTATGGACATCAAGGAAGAATAGTCGAGAGGAAAGGCGATGTGTATGAATCTGCAGACCCACAGGCTCGCCTGTAGATAGACTGAGAACGTGGCTAGGAACGAAGTGAGGAAGGCTTGGACCCTGCACCAACCTTCTCCTGGAATCTCTCCGTGCACCAAGTTGAAAATGGCTGTGGGTGCGTACAGCAGTATTTGGGCGATGTCCGTGAGCGCCAGGGCACACAGGAAGATATTGCCTGGCTCCTGGAAGAGGGGAAAGTATTGGTCAACCAAATGCATATAAATATCTTACAACAccgttttttggcgacgcctcaggggcgagccaaatggtatattattgtgtttAGTCTTTgcaattctaggaattgcacggtatgtttccacaggcatgtttggaTTGGGGGCCTCGAGGTATGTTAAAGGTAATTTTGGTCATGTCCTGGCCTGTGTCCATATGTATGTTTGGAATGGAAGCCTCGAGGAATGTTAAATGGAATTTGGATCATGTCCTGGAATGCTGGGGACAGCTGGGTCAGAGAGCATCGTTGGTAATTTTTTAGGTCCGATACACATTTGTTAGTGAGCAGCTCAGGTCAACTgacgttgttttgtgttgtgtatCAAGGTGAGTCATATGCTGTGGGGTCTACTCTGACTTTAGGATCACAGGTTGCCAGGGTAAATTCATTATACTGGGCGATAGGGAAAGAGATgggaagtacattgtacaatcatgAAACTCTTCTTGTGGGACGTGTTGCATGCTTGTTTGGATTACAACTGTATTACATTCCTGTCATGTAGAGAATGCATAATTATTGTATATACAAGAGCTTCATACTCATGTCATAGGAAGCTTAGGTGTAGGTAAAAATAAGTTACTAAGGCTACTCATTACAGCAGAATTAACAATAAGAATAACTTAGGATAGCAATAAAAGTCGTCGccattgcaattttttctgAATTGCCAATCTTGTTATCAGTAGAATTTGATAATTTTGGTATGGATTGAGAGCATGTTTATTTCATCTTTGATAGTTACTTTAAAAGATCTGCAAATTAACTAGCTGTATACAATATTAATGGAACAATTGAATCTTACCCGCATTTGTTTCTCAGTACAGGTTGGGGACGATAAGCATACATTGCCAAACAGGGCCCATACCATCATGAACACGAGTATCAGGCTCAGGAGCGGCTGTAGAGACGGGTAGTAGCCGTACACTCCGCAGTGTGCAGGGTTGTAGCTGGTCACGGATGTTGTCACGTTTCCTAACATGATGTTTGTCGTGACGAAGTCGCAGACGGCTGCTACGATGTCTAAAGGTTCCGTCAGGATGTTTGCCACAGCCATGGTACCATTCATAATGATGCCCGGGAGGCTAGTAGTGTTCATCATTGTTTTACTTTACGTTGTAACACTGTGGATCTGTAATGCAAGTAGGGAAAGGTTTTTTTAAAGTCATGTTATATTGCTGGAACATTTGCGTcaaagaaatatttgaaaattaccCAATTGTAAATATTAAAGTCCACTGTAGCGGAATGAGTTAGCCCCTGTAAATAACACGTCCGAGTGACACGTCATTGGTGTTTTTGAATATCTACTGGTTCGTACCGGGTTGAATAAACGatggtgcttcaaaaagtaatgtaattggttttatgtcatacctgtgacgcataaacgttcgatacgggtgttccggaccgggccataactttcgtatcgcacaggttcgaaaggcgtatcacacgggctccattcgaataaatcgaactgtttcgagcgggccgagtgccgcgccatcgaaagttcgaatacctgattcggacgttggaacattactgttgccacactttttgttcgagggcaccaaatttgttcaacttccggcgcattttgcatcaaaacaggggttttctgccgtcgtgcgatccgacccgcggttgggctgatacctcgggttatacggaatacaccgtgttgtattttatatttataacaggctcatttttcgtcgaatgagttgaaatttggcaagaaggtaaaggcatatatcttCTTTCTTTTGTAATATCTCATatattttttcagatttttatgagcaactaaGTCATTAACACTACCACATCCAGCTACCCTTGATGTGATAGTGTTAATGACTTAGTGCGACATCAGGGCTTCTGCAgagcacaaaaaaaaactttagaaCTTTAGGGAGATGCCACCTATTTTCCAAGACGTCGACATCGGCCTTTTTACGAAACAGAACAGTATGCAGAGAGAAATGATATCATGACAAAACCCTGGCGGTTCCTCGTAGTATGTTTGGCATAattcacggcggtcggttgctagggtattctttctcGTTGCTATGccagttcgacagagtatcgggttacaagagctctactatttgctaaccgtaaaatatttcaaaataaacaaaatgttatgacaaggaaaatgtattcaaaataagattaaattcgcaaatttagatagtttgaaccttcccgtttgaattgagatagttgttttgtttcgattttgcttccaaagacgattattttctgtttcaaggaaggcctttaatttgaccatactcttgataagatgggccgcaagtgccgtGGAAAATGAtcgatttttgtatttttcgtcatctgagaggcaaatgaACCTTTCTGTTTTTAggcttttttaatttttaattttaagcaaagttacagtcaaaaatgtgcgcaaaaatggcattttcgttcttaattaccaataattcaaagtCGAAGGCATTTTTTAGAAATCCCCAAGATAAAAATCTCGGggaaaccgttgcggtcattttgagccgtcaatgagctAAGTGTTGAatctcttcttggtggagatcttaaaggatgtttgcacgcatgccATGCCGCACGAATAACGGGAGgatgtaattgataccggtgtaaacaacacttatgatattcaaagtcaccaacacaaacgccagtagcttcgttataCATTACAGGTCCgcaacaaagtgaaagcatagatatactgtccagaaaattgtttatattggttacaAACTATATTTTTgtctgattcaagttagttggggggggggggggacccagaAAGCACGTTTTTACCTGCattgaccgcagatgacctaaatagaacacgggttcggttcgaattacgtcagatcgaacatcgtggaacaaggttcgaattcggctagacatgggaggttttgagcccatATTTGACCACCGTATAAAGATACTTTGCCTCCATCTTTACTGAACTAGTAACTGGGGAAGAGTTTAATTCACCGGGTACTCTATGTACCAAGGGCGTGTTTCAAAGGCGAAGCGTTCGGTGACCACGTCAGCGATGCTATTTCCAACGGTGATAAGGACAAGCCCCCCAAAAGGCCATTGCCAATACGATGAAACTCATGGGAAGTCAGCTTATGGCAAGACGATCGCCACTTAAGACAAGC
This region includes:
- the LOC118422963 gene encoding G-protein coupled receptor 26-like; the encoded protein is MAVANILTEPLDIVAAVCDFVTTNIMLGNVTTSVTSYNPAHCGVYGYYPSLQPLLSLILVFMMEPGNIFLCALALTDIAQILLYAPTAIFNLVHGEIPGEGWCRVQAFLTSFLATFSVYLQASLWVCRFIHIAFPLDYSSLMSIRRLAVAMTICFLIALTPPLVGIARVGTLESWTVDVSSVDIAQPLSLMISCTFGGPEGVVYITLLMVGVVISCVTAGLIFKVAWDNEKRHTKLTGVAKDQFNQKLQAAKTLAIITGVQLVTWCPGIIVGLLGKFGIITTDSKLFLIDLSFVALMTSTFTDSIVYAKRKNIYCRAVDKIFGKIRKYFERKKELESIPMRRLRRKEDI